Below is a genomic region from Deltaproteobacteria bacterium.
AAATATTGTAGGGCCGAATAGTAAGGGCCAGTACAAGATCGAACCAAGCCAGTGGAACGTAATAGAACCATCGGAATTTTGGCGGGAAGAAGGATACTTCAACGGAATTCAAGAAAGCTTAGAGGAAGAATATCCTCAACTGTTCAAGGATAGAGACAGAAAAGTTCCGTTCAGCGCATATTTGATTGAACCAATCGTTAGCTTCGGCAGTTCGGCAATGACAATTTCTGGTGGGCTTAACTGGGTGGTAATGGGGGTCTTGAAAAATGGGGAGAAATACTGTGCCATTCTTGATGTGGAAGTACGCCCTTTGCTTCGGCGATGCGGTCTTATGACTCTCCTTAAGCACGTCGAAATTGAGCTGGCAAAGCGTGAGAAATGCGATTTCATTCACACTTGGCACTCAAGTGACAACCCAGATTTCAATGCGGCTATTGTTCCGGGCTTAAAAAGTGGTTTCATACTGTATCATGGCCCCATTAAAGATGGAGAAGATTATGAAGACCGTGGCTGCGTTCATCTACGATATTATTTTAACCGAACCAAAAGACGGAATGTCCGGGTGTCATTTAAAGATGATAAAGAGTTTATCAGCCCTGGAGATAATGACGGTATCATAAATTATCTTGAGAATTGCCCTGACAAATATCCCGGTACAACGATCAGCAAAATTGAGGAATACGGAAAAACTAATACCAAGCTTATAAAGGGAAAGACAAAACGAATCACAGAAAATGTAAGGGGGAAATCAAGCAAGCAACGGGTCTTCATAGCCGAAGGTGCGGTCGGTTTTGAATACACTAGACAAAGAAATACCTACCGGATCGGTGATGTCCTGTCATTTTGCCCTTGCGTACTGATTGACCATTATGTGAAAAGCAACGAAGATGCGCCTTATATGAATCACGTCATAAATAACATCTATGAATTTCAATTTAAGCCGATATCGGTAATTCAGGTTAAACAATCGGGTGGGGCTGCCCGACAGGACTATGTATTAGAAATATTACCTGGCTTAAGGTTGTTGTACACCGGACGGGAGATGAACAAAAAACACTGTTTGAAGGCTGACCAATGGTACAAGGGGTACGGGAGGCTGTTTATTTGCGATCATCGAGACTCCCTTAACGGCAAGGCCTCAAAGCATGTCAAAGAGCTTGTGGCAAAGGGGAAATTAGTTGGTATTTTAAATGACCAGCTACAGGATGACTTTTCACACAAGTATGCGAACCAAGTAAAACAGTTCCGGTACGGGAAAGACGTATACTGTCCAGAGGACGCCCTGGAATGGTTCGGCTATTATAAGGACATTGATGAATTCAAGAAAAGTGTGGCCACTTACTTGGAAAATCCTGTCGAATTAGAGTCTACGGATTCCCCGGAAGCAGTCGGCTACAGTCATAATTTGATTTTTTGTATTGATGTTATGGTATAAAGAAATAGGAGGTAACATGGGTAATTACAGCATAGTCGTACTCGATTTTGAAACAACCGGTTTATCGCCTAACTATGGTGACAGAACCATTGAGATTGGTGCGGTTCTCATACAAAACAATCTGATAGTTGACCGTTTTCAGAGCCTGATGAATCCCGGTATGAGGATCAGCAGCTTTATTGAGGACTACACCGGTATCACCAATAGAATGCTTCATGGGTCACCGTCAATAGCGGAGGTAATGAAGAAATTTACTTCTTTCATGGGAAAACACCATCTGGTTGCTCACAATGCCAGCTTTGACAGCCGCTTTCTTGATGCTGAATTAAAACGCATAAAAAAGCAGCGCAAACAGGAATTTGCCTGTTCAATGCTGGTGTCACGCCGCCTATACCCTGAAGCTCCAAGTCATAAATTGGAAGCCCTCATACGTTATAAGAAAATCAAGGCTGCCGGGAACTACCATCGAGCACTCGCTGATGCCGAAATGACCGGCCATCTTTGGATAAGCATGGTTAACGATCTTAAATCAGTTTACAAATTTAACATCGTTCCGTTTGAGCTTATGCAGCGATTGTCGAAGGTCTCTAAAACAACAGCTCCTACCTTTTTAAAGAAGTTAGCCGGAGAACAGGGTTGAACACGATCAGCTGACCCGTATGGCGCCCCAACTTCTGACTTAATAACAATCTTAAGTAGACGAAATATCGCTTAAAACATACCTTTCCGTCCTTCAAGGCACAGAGTACTTGTTACCGCATTTTTAGTAAACGCACAATTTAGTTAACGTTTTATACAATCGTCATAACCAGAGGCAATATCGTGATTGTTACTGACTTTTCCCGGATAACACGTGAATTTCCGGGTAAATATATCAAAATATCATGACAATTAACCAAACATTGAGTCACTTGGTCGATATGGGCCGGTTAACGTCACCAGGATAGCTTAAAATCGGTTATATGAGCATAAATCCGGGGTCACTGATATCATCAAGTTTAGTTTTCAGGCGGACGAAGCAAAACTCATGTTGGAGGTGACAACTAACTGTACTCTATCCGATATTTCTTTACTGTGATATAGAAGTAAATATCGAATATTTTAAAGTGACAGGATTAGATTTTGAAGTGAGTATTATTCCCTGCCGGGTTAATTAGTCCCACGAGTTTTTATCTTACAAATTCTGTTCATTTCCAAGCAGAGTGAAAATCCTTGCTGTTTTAGGCACAGTTTTGGCTAAGGATCGGCTCCGGGATGGCAGGGATTGACCCTTAATAATGAGGTGCGTGGTATGGCAAGGAAAGGCGGTGATATTTGTATTAAAATAGTCTGGGCTTGCCAGGTTTGCCACCTGATTTGACATATATATTTATGTTTATTGTTTTCACCGTAAACTCATTTAAATATATGACAACAATACATGGCAAACCTGGCAAGATCGTTTTTAACATGCCTGTTAGCTGTTTTTCATCAATTGCATGGTCACTTGAGACCAATCCCCACAAAGGTCCGTTCTTTCCCGCCAGGACGTTTTTCCGTAAGTTCAGGATGATTGATCAATAGTTGCTTGTAAAAAGTTCTATCGGTCAAAGGCTTGATCCTGTTAGTATGACACCAATCGACGAATTCCGAATAAAGATCAAGTTTCCTAATAGATTTGCTATCTCTTAAAATGCATCGGTCTTCAACAAAATTGAGGACTGGATCTACCGCTTTAAGGAAGGTCTTCTTATCTTTTTTGACCTGCAATGATTCACGAATATTCTTATTCTCAAGGACCACCCTCCGGAACCCTTTCAGTGCCCAATTAAAAATTCCCGGAAGTTCCTTCGTCAATTTATCTTCGAGTTCTTTATCAGCTGACATTTCGTCAAAAACAGCCTTGAATTCAACGACAATGATACGTCTGACAAAAGCATTACTTCGGTCAGTAATAATTGGGGTCATGTTCATACTGTAGATGTGTTTTGCGATAGGTCTGAACGAAATAGGCTTGTTGAATTTTCGATCAGCCTGCACAGTATCTCCGGCAATTACCTGCCGCCAAACTGAATTCTCAATTTTGTTACCCTGAATTTCAGAGCTTACGTTTAGGAGCTTGTCCTTTAGCGTCCCTAATAAGAATTTATCAGTTAAATTTGTTGGTTGCAGCGATGCTACATTATCTTCACCAACAAGCCTTGTAATAATATTGACGAAAACGCTCTTGCCATTACCTCCTTTGCCAGTGAGCAAAAGGCACTTGTGAATATGAATATTCGGATAGAAACAGTACCCCGAAAAATCCCTGACTGTTTTAATTTTCTTTGGATCGTCCGGAAATACCTCAACGAGAAACTGCCGCCACCGTGGACATTTCGCTTCAGGATCATAAGCTATAGGCATCTGATATTGGGAATAATATTTTTTATCGTGAGGCAAAAGTTCCATCGTCAAAAGGTCTAACATTCCGGTCCGCATGTTAATCAACAATGGATTGCGTCCGACTTTCTCTAAGTCCACATAAGTCTGATACCTTAATATATCCATAGCATTCTGGACGAAATGCCGTTGCGCCCTATTTCCCAACAACTTAACCATCATCTGCCCGATGCCGAAGTCTTTTTCATGGTGCCACACCCCATCGGGTCGGTATAGATAAAAGCCGCTACCGTCATGCAAAATATCATACGATTTTATTATATGATCAACTAGATTCATTGGTATGAATTTGTTTTTATGATCAAAAAATTCATCCTTGCCCTTCGATTTTGCGAGTTCCATAGAATTTATAGATTCGACGATACGATTTATTTCCGATTCCTCCAGAGGGGGACTGTTTCGCTTGTTCCAATCATAAAGTAGGACTTTGACCTCTCCCAAAGGTAACCTTTTGGCTAAAAAGTGACCAGCTAATCGGGCTGCGGTATCGTTTCTCTTCCCTCTCAGAACACCTTGCATTGCCTCCATGATCCAATTATCAGTGCCCTTTGGCGGCTCTAATTTGCCTTCTACAGCTTGCACGCCGCAAGTCGAAAGCTTATTTTTGGCAATAATGTTATCAACCATTGCCTCCTTGATAAATATTATGGTTTTGTAGAAATCAGTTCGCTTTTTGTAAGGTCTCATTTTGTCTTTTGGGTTGAGAAATACACTATTGCCTTTCTCGACGGCTTTACCCCAGAAAGGTACAGCAATAAGGTTGCCTAGCATTTTCCCTGATAAATGATCTTGATTCGGAAAGAATCTGCAAAAAGACGAATGAGTCTTTGAAATACCTGAACGAGCGAGAATTAGATTGCCTATCTGCCTTGCCTTAGATGCTAGTATTGGATGCTCGAAAAACATCCAGACATGGTAGCCTTTCCCTGATTTTGATCGCTCAATGTATGCAAATATACCGAGATCCTTAGCAGAATCGACGTATGCATTAGCATCTGAGAAAGGGTCTATCTTTTCAGCCTTCTCACCAGTATGGTTGTCAAAATCGATCACTAAGAAGCTCGTTGTTTTATCTGGCTGAAGGGGATAAACACCAAGAAGAATTTCACCTTCAATGTGTTGCCTCACAGCTTCATCGTCCAAGCACCTGTATTGACGATGCCGACAACCAGCACATGGCTTTTTGCACACATCTGGTTTCCCTTCGTTTTTACAAACTGGAGAAAAGCCGATTGATCCATCTTCCTTTTTATAAGCTCTTGCATAAACATCCTTCCTACAATTAAAAACTTTTAATGTTTTTGAATATTTCGACTTCCTCATAGTTGCCTCCAATTTAAAATGATTTTTTTATGAGGAATTCGGTGAGTGAAGTCTTGAAAAAGATAAGTTGCTTTTTCAATATAGAATTTTTTGGTCAACATTTAGTCAACACTTCACTGAAAATATCCCCATGTTTCCTTGGTTTACCCCGTACTGCTCTTCTAAACGAAACATGAGGTAACTATTCAAAATATATGTTTCTT
It encodes:
- a CDS encoding phage/plasmid primase, P4 family, whose product is MRKSKYSKTLKVFNCRKDVYARAYKKEDGSIGFSPVCKNEGKPDVCKKPCAGCRHRQYRCLDDEAVRQHIEGEILLGVYPLQPDKTTSFLVIDFDNHTGEKAEKIDPFSDANAYVDSAKDLGIFAYIERSKSGKGYHVWMFFEHPILASKARQIGNLILARSGISKTHSSFCRFFPNQDHLSGKMLGNLIAVPFWGKAVEKGNSVFLNPKDKMRPYKKRTDFYKTIIFIKEAMVDNIIAKNKLSTCGVQAVEGKLEPPKGTDNWIMEAMQGVLRGKRNDTAARLAGHFLAKRLPLGEVKVLLYDWNKRNSPPLEESEINRIVESINSMELAKSKGKDEFFDHKNKFIPMNLVDHIIKSYDILHDGSGFYLYRPDGVWHHEKDFGIGQMMVKLLGNRAQRHFVQNAMDILRYQTYVDLEKVGRNPLLINMRTGMLDLLTMELLPHDKKYYSQYQMPIAYDPEAKCPRWRQFLVEVFPDDPKKIKTVRDFSGYCFYPNIHIHKCLLLTGKGGNGKSVFVNIITRLVGEDNVASLQPTNLTDKFLLGTLKDKLLNVSSEIQGNKIENSVWRQVIAGDTVQADRKFNKPISFRPIAKHIYSMNMTPIITDRSNAFVRRIIVVEFKAVFDEMSADKELEDKLTKELPGIFNWALKGFRRVVLENKNIRESLQVKKDKKTFLKAVDPVLNFVEDRCILRDSKSIRKLDLYSEFVDWCHTNRIKPLTDRTFYKQLLINHPELTEKRPGGKERTFVGIGLK
- a CDS encoding 3'-5' exonuclease, with product MGNYSIVVLDFETTGLSPNYGDRTIEIGAVLIQNNLIVDRFQSLMNPGMRISSFIEDYTGITNRMLHGSPSIAEVMKKFTSFMGKHHLVAHNASFDSRFLDAELKRIKKQRKQEFACSMLVSRRLYPEAPSHKLEALIRYKKIKAAGNYHRALADAEMTGHLWISMVNDLKSVYKFNIVPFELMQRLSKVSKTTAPTFLKKLAGEQG